The Primulina eburnea isolate SZY01 chromosome 6, ASM2296580v1, whole genome shotgun sequence genome contains a region encoding:
- the LOC140834169 gene encoding uncharacterized protein isoform X2, with protein MQLNKASKNTAETVNGEAPGFYTQWTQQDSLEAVTRSSVPVWDYVNNNVPSQRGEFPMEFLQGSATARVVSAVDGDGTNNEKRAGVSDGQIVYEDLARVLGLMRMNSECGSDLTEFASAQGSITEIENAVYVNKESTKYKDNLAGVHKPRKSGSEVSCNQAFLVPNIPILSESESSKSLYSSGLGASEGSHSGKMKFLCSFGGKILPRPSDGKLRFVGGETRIISIPKNISWKELSNKTGRIFNQPHSIKYQLPGEDLDALISVSSDEDMQNMIEEYYGSENPEGSQRPRIFLIASDEPETYCALDTGSTKQSDPGSHYVIAVNSLAEADRSSQKYNSSQISVCETVHLIPNSESNPNYEKISSSPLCPLETNHGLGVSHPTEFLSESHNLFSSPSLTHVPNRLADLKFDKKAAFKSTALLGSVEDPGAFGTVQMPIPSGESMCYTDSHGNTLQMTHLILQGENLTPSELEQNNSKPKQHCHDAVAIMERELGLENSLPQPAMSVGIFSASNNSSGCYRGMPHAFSDSKLQEQGQKYGCSSQEGATQSFSLNLGRPQSSSHIVEDAFLGKPGQFHDSVGFINAQFQTKESNAEPSFPVSGDTLISPFGSDLWKKFESNYDANSHVEKCPSKNEDLRKQGFMLNENECSSRYGGQNNHECNGNFSYCGENLLSSKVPMVAMELAKKMDNVNVEAAPLDCLGSPKQDRRISSCLVDVSSVTNPTTLNDSEIKQSHSNYMGETFGGVTRAETENYSSWTRNLEVGGLIHNSEEQHPDENCYGNILSGLSSDLVLPEVLVCESFEGSRVVGNEQCKVRRPEDLHKQAALDNTSLNRMPHNHSLVQNHMRDSLYPREFSLLDDELPNNSDHRVEMSANVGLSDKPRELQDVLIFDNPELHQQKPFPAAQNLGVDLSHAEFPSPDTIASEGSYAVNIQSSTEAQSLVHNTVAEDANAECDEEELFSDAMIAEMEADLYGLQIIKNADLEELRELGSGMYGTVYHGKWRGTDVAIKRIKKTCFLGKSSDQEQLTKDFWREAQILSNLHHPNVVAFYGVVPDGAGGTLATVTEFMANGSLRNALIKKDKVLDHRKKLMIAMDAAFGMEYLHSKNIVHFDLKCDNLLVNLRDLQRPICKVGDFGLSRIKRNTLVSGGVRGSLPWMAPELLNGSTIRVSEKVDVFSFGISLWEILTAEEPYSNMHCGAIIGGIVKDTLRPPVPEWCDPDWRKLMEQCWSADPDSRPSFTEIANHLRSMSAALQAKGNTNPVRQMKPNIPSQKNTNA; from the exons ATGCAGCTAAATAAGGCCAGTAAAAATACCGCTGAAACCGTGAACGGTGAGGCGCCTGGCTTTTATACTCAATGGACTCAGCAGGATTCATTGGAAGCTGTGACCAGGAGCAGTGTTCCAGTGTGGGATTATGTAAATAACAATGTACCTTCACAGAGGGGTGAGTTCCCAATGGAATTTCTTCAGGGGTCTGCCACGGCTAGAGTTGTTTCTGCAGTGGACGGTGATGGTACAAACAATGAGAAGAGGGCCGGGGTGTCGGATGGGCAAATTGTTTATGAGGACCTTGCTAGAGTTCTTGGTTTAATGAGAATGAATTCTGAATGTGGCTCTGACCTCACAGAATTTGCTTCTGCTCAAGGGTCTATAACAGAAATTGAAAACGCTGTTTATGTGAATAAAGAAAGCACAAAATACAAGGATAATCTGGCAGGTGTGCATAAGCCCAGAAAGTCTGGAAGTGAGGTGTCCTGTAATCAGGCTTTTTTGGTGCCAAATATACCAATATTAAGCGAGTCGGAGTCATCTAAATCTTTATATTCTTCTGGCTTAGGAGCTTCAGAGGGCTCCCATTCTGGAAAAATGAAGTTTCTTTGCAGTTTTGGTGGCAAAATACTGCCACGGCCAAGTGATGGAAAGCTCAGATTCGTTGGGGGAGAGACCCGCATTATTTCAATCCCAAAGAATATCTCGTGGAAGGAATTGTCAAATAAAACGGGGAGAATTTTTAACCAGCCTCACTCAATCAAATACCAGCTTCCAGGTGAGGATCTTGACGCCCTTATATCTGTGTCTTCTGATGAAGATATGCAAAACATGATTGAGGAATATTATGGTTCTGAGAATCCCGAAGGTTCTCAAAGACCACGCATATTCTTAATTGCTTCTGATGAACCTGAAACATATTGTGCACTTGATACTGGCTCAACTAAGCAAAGCGACCCTGGTAGTCACTATGTTATTGCCGTAAATAGTTTAGCCGAGGCTGATCGCAGCTCCCAGAAATACAACAGCAGCCAGATTTCTGTTTGCGAAACAGTTCATTTGATACCAAATTCAGAAAGCAATCCAAACTACGAAAAAATCTCATCGTCCCCTCTATGTCCGTTGGAAACCAATCATGGTCTTGGTGTCTCTCATCCAACTGAATTTTTGAGTGAGTCCCATAATTTGTTTAGTTCCCCTTCCTTGACTCATGTTCCTAATAGATTGGCTGACTTGAAATTTGACAAGAAAGCAGCATTTAAAAGCACTGCATTACTTGGTAGTGTTGAAGATCCAGGTGCATTTGGCACTGTCCAAATGCCAATTCCGTCTGGAGAGTCCATGTGCTACACTGATTCTCATGGTAATACTCTTCAAATGACTCATTTGATTTTACAAGGGGAGAACTTGACTCCTTCAGAACTAGAACAAAATAACAGCAAACCCAAGCAACACTGTCATGATGCTGTTGCAATCATGGAGAGGGAATTGGGACTAGAAAATTCTCTTCCTCAACCCGCTATGTCTGTGGGGATATTTTCAGCATCCAATAACTCATCTGGTTGCTATCGTGGAATGCCTCATGCCTTTTCTGATTCAAAGCTTCAGGAACAGGGGCAGAAATATGGTTGTTCTTCGCAGGAAGGTGCAACTCAGTCATTCTCATTGAACTTGGGAAGGCCTCAATCATCATCTCACATTGTAGAAGATGCTTTTCTAGGAAAGCCAGGGCAATTTCATGACAGTGTTGGCTTTATCAATGCTCAGTTTCAAACTAAAGAATCTAATGCAGAGCCATCCTTTCCTGTTTCAGGGGATACATTGATCTCTCCTTTTGGCTCAGATTTGTGGAAGAAGTTTGAATCGAATTATGATGCAAATAGTCATGTCGAGAAATGCCCATCAAAAAATGAGGATTTGAGAAAGCAAGGTTTTATGCTGAATGAAAATGAATGTAGCTCGCGATACGGTGGACAGAATAATCACGAGTGCAATGGAAATTTTTCATATTGTGGAGAAAATCTTTTGTCAAGCAAGGTGCCTATGGTTGCCATGGAGCTTGCAAAAAAAATGGATAATGTCAATGTCGAGGCAGCTCCCCTTGATTGTCTTGGCTCTCCAAAACAGGATCGTCGTATTTCTAGTTGCTTGGTCGATGTATCATCTGTAACTAACCCAACGACTTTAAACGATTCAGAAATCAAGCAATCCCATAGCAATTATATGGGGGAAACCTTTGGTGGAGTCACTAGAGCTGAAACAGAAAACTACTCATCTTGGACCAGGAACTTAGAAGTGGGAGGGCTTATTCATAACTCTGAAGAACAGCATCCAGATGAAAACTGCTATGGCAATATACTTAGTGGATTATCTAGTGATCTGGTTTTACCTGAGGTTCTGGTGTGCGAATCTTTCGAGGGTTCAAGGGTTGTTGGAAATGAGCAGTGCAAGGTACGAAGACCAGAAGATTTGCATAAACAAGCAGCTTTAGATAATACCAGTTTGAACAGAATGCCACATAATCATTCTTTGGTTCAGAATCATATGAGAGATTCTTTATACCCAAGAGAATTTTCCCTCCTCGATGATGAGTTGCCCAATAACTCTGACCACAGGGTTGAAATGTCAGCCAATGTTGGACTTTCTGACAAGCCCCGAGAATTACAAGatgttttaatatttgataaccCCGAGCTACATCAGCAGAAGCCTTTTCCTGCTGCTCAGAACTTGGGTGTTGATTTATCACATGCTGAATTTCCCTCTCCAGACACTATTGCCTCAGAGGGATCATATGCTGTCAATATCCAATCTTCAACAGAAGCTCAGAGTCTTGTACATAATACTGTTGCAGAG GATGCCAATGCTGAGTGCGACGAAGAGGAATTGTTTAGTGATGCAATGATAGCTGAAATGGAAGCTGATTTATATGGGCTGCAG ATCATAAAAAATGCCGATCTTGAGGAATTACGAGAGCTGGGATCTGGCATGTATGGAACTGTATATCATGGGAAATGGAGAGGAACAGATGTTGCCATTAAGAGAATTAAAAAGACCTGTTTTTTAGGAAAATCATCGGACCAAGAGCAGTTG ACGAAAGACTTTTGGAGGGAGGCGCAAATCTTGTCAAATCTTCACCATCCAAATGTGGTTGCCTTTTATGGGGTGGTACCTGATGGGGCTGGGGGTACTTTAGCGACCGTGACAGAATTCATGGCCAATGGATCTCTTAGGAATGCTCTAATTAAGAAAGATAA GGTACTTGATCATCGTAAAAAGCTTATGATTGCCATGGATGCTGCATTTGGTATGGAGTACTTGCACTCAAAAAATATTGTCCATTTTGATCTGAAATGTGATAATCTGTTGGTAAACCTGAGAGATCTTCAGAGACCTATATGCAAG GTTGGAGATTTTGgactgtcaagaataaaacGCAATACTCTTGTATCTGGTGGTGTACGAGGATCCCTTCCATGGATGGCACCAGAACTGTTGAATGGAAGCACCATCCGGGTATCTGAAAAG GTTGATGTGTTTTCATTTGGCATATCACTCTGGGAGATTTTGACTGCGGAAGAACCTTACTCCAATATGCACTGTGGGGCAATAATTG GTGGAATCGTCAAGGATACTTTACGTCCCCCGGTGCCGGAATGGTGTGATCCAGATTGGCGGAAACTGATGGAACAATGCTGGTCAGCTGATCCAGATTCCCGGCCTTCATTTACTGAGATCGCTAATCATTTAAGATCAATGTCTGCTGCACTTCAGGCTAAAGGGAACACCAACCCAGTTCGGCAAATGAAGCCTAATATCCCATCTCAAAAGAATACAAATGCGTAG
- the LOC140834169 gene encoding uncharacterized protein isoform X1, with protein MQLNKASKNTAETVNGEAPGFYTQWTQQDSLEAVTRSSVPVWDYVNNNVPSQRGEFPMEFLQGSATARVVSAVDGDGTNNEKRAGVSDGQIVYEDLARVLGLMRMNSECGSDLTEFASAQGSITEIENAVYVNKESTKYKDNLAGVHKPRKSGSEVSCNQAFLVPNIPILSESESSKSLYSSGLGASEGSHSGKMKFLCSFGGKILPRPSDGKLRFVGGETRIISIPKNISWKELSNKTGRIFNQPHSIKYQLPGEDLDALISVSSDEDMQNMIEEYYGSENPEGSQRPRIFLIASDEPETYCALDTGSTKQSDPGSHYVIAVNSLAEADRSSQKYNSSQISVCETVHLIPNSESNPNYEKISSSPLCPLETNHGLGVSHPTEFLSESHNLFSSPSLTHVPNRLADLKFDKKAAFKSTALLGSVEDPGAFGTVQMPIPSGESMCYTDSHGNTLQMTHLILQGENLTPSELEQNNSKPKQHCHDAVAIMERELGLENSLPQPAMSVGIFSASNNSSGCYRGMPHAFSDSKLQEQGQKYGCSSQEGATQSFSLNLGRPQSSSHIVEDAFLGKPGQFHDSVGFINAQFQTKESNAEPSFPVSGDTLISPFGSDLWKKFESNYDANSHVEKCPSKNEDLRKQGFMLNENECSSRYGGQNNHECNGNFSYCGENLLSSKVPMVAMELAKKMDNVNVEAAPLDCLGSPKQDRRISSCLVDVSSVTNPTTLNDSEIKQSHSNYMGETFGGVTRAETENYSSWTRNLEVGGLIHNSEEQHPDENCYGNILSGLSSDLVLPEVLVCESFEGSRVVGNEQCKVRRPEDLHKQAALDNTSLNRMPHNHSLVQNHMRDSLYPREFSLLDDELPNNSDHRVEMSANVGLSDKPRELQDVLIFDNPELHQQKPFPAAQNLGVDLSHAEFPSPDTIASEGSYAVNIQSSTEAQSLVHNTVAEVDANAECDEEELFSDAMIAEMEADLYGLQIIKNADLEELRELGSGMYGTVYHGKWRGTDVAIKRIKKTCFLGKSSDQEQLTKDFWREAQILSNLHHPNVVAFYGVVPDGAGGTLATVTEFMANGSLRNALIKKDKVLDHRKKLMIAMDAAFGMEYLHSKNIVHFDLKCDNLLVNLRDLQRPICKVGDFGLSRIKRNTLVSGGVRGSLPWMAPELLNGSTIRVSEKVDVFSFGISLWEILTAEEPYSNMHCGAIIGGIVKDTLRPPVPEWCDPDWRKLMEQCWSADPDSRPSFTEIANHLRSMSAALQAKGNTNPVRQMKPNIPSQKNTNA; from the exons ATGCAGCTAAATAAGGCCAGTAAAAATACCGCTGAAACCGTGAACGGTGAGGCGCCTGGCTTTTATACTCAATGGACTCAGCAGGATTCATTGGAAGCTGTGACCAGGAGCAGTGTTCCAGTGTGGGATTATGTAAATAACAATGTACCTTCACAGAGGGGTGAGTTCCCAATGGAATTTCTTCAGGGGTCTGCCACGGCTAGAGTTGTTTCTGCAGTGGACGGTGATGGTACAAACAATGAGAAGAGGGCCGGGGTGTCGGATGGGCAAATTGTTTATGAGGACCTTGCTAGAGTTCTTGGTTTAATGAGAATGAATTCTGAATGTGGCTCTGACCTCACAGAATTTGCTTCTGCTCAAGGGTCTATAACAGAAATTGAAAACGCTGTTTATGTGAATAAAGAAAGCACAAAATACAAGGATAATCTGGCAGGTGTGCATAAGCCCAGAAAGTCTGGAAGTGAGGTGTCCTGTAATCAGGCTTTTTTGGTGCCAAATATACCAATATTAAGCGAGTCGGAGTCATCTAAATCTTTATATTCTTCTGGCTTAGGAGCTTCAGAGGGCTCCCATTCTGGAAAAATGAAGTTTCTTTGCAGTTTTGGTGGCAAAATACTGCCACGGCCAAGTGATGGAAAGCTCAGATTCGTTGGGGGAGAGACCCGCATTATTTCAATCCCAAAGAATATCTCGTGGAAGGAATTGTCAAATAAAACGGGGAGAATTTTTAACCAGCCTCACTCAATCAAATACCAGCTTCCAGGTGAGGATCTTGACGCCCTTATATCTGTGTCTTCTGATGAAGATATGCAAAACATGATTGAGGAATATTATGGTTCTGAGAATCCCGAAGGTTCTCAAAGACCACGCATATTCTTAATTGCTTCTGATGAACCTGAAACATATTGTGCACTTGATACTGGCTCAACTAAGCAAAGCGACCCTGGTAGTCACTATGTTATTGCCGTAAATAGTTTAGCCGAGGCTGATCGCAGCTCCCAGAAATACAACAGCAGCCAGATTTCTGTTTGCGAAACAGTTCATTTGATACCAAATTCAGAAAGCAATCCAAACTACGAAAAAATCTCATCGTCCCCTCTATGTCCGTTGGAAACCAATCATGGTCTTGGTGTCTCTCATCCAACTGAATTTTTGAGTGAGTCCCATAATTTGTTTAGTTCCCCTTCCTTGACTCATGTTCCTAATAGATTGGCTGACTTGAAATTTGACAAGAAAGCAGCATTTAAAAGCACTGCATTACTTGGTAGTGTTGAAGATCCAGGTGCATTTGGCACTGTCCAAATGCCAATTCCGTCTGGAGAGTCCATGTGCTACACTGATTCTCATGGTAATACTCTTCAAATGACTCATTTGATTTTACAAGGGGAGAACTTGACTCCTTCAGAACTAGAACAAAATAACAGCAAACCCAAGCAACACTGTCATGATGCTGTTGCAATCATGGAGAGGGAATTGGGACTAGAAAATTCTCTTCCTCAACCCGCTATGTCTGTGGGGATATTTTCAGCATCCAATAACTCATCTGGTTGCTATCGTGGAATGCCTCATGCCTTTTCTGATTCAAAGCTTCAGGAACAGGGGCAGAAATATGGTTGTTCTTCGCAGGAAGGTGCAACTCAGTCATTCTCATTGAACTTGGGAAGGCCTCAATCATCATCTCACATTGTAGAAGATGCTTTTCTAGGAAAGCCAGGGCAATTTCATGACAGTGTTGGCTTTATCAATGCTCAGTTTCAAACTAAAGAATCTAATGCAGAGCCATCCTTTCCTGTTTCAGGGGATACATTGATCTCTCCTTTTGGCTCAGATTTGTGGAAGAAGTTTGAATCGAATTATGATGCAAATAGTCATGTCGAGAAATGCCCATCAAAAAATGAGGATTTGAGAAAGCAAGGTTTTATGCTGAATGAAAATGAATGTAGCTCGCGATACGGTGGACAGAATAATCACGAGTGCAATGGAAATTTTTCATATTGTGGAGAAAATCTTTTGTCAAGCAAGGTGCCTATGGTTGCCATGGAGCTTGCAAAAAAAATGGATAATGTCAATGTCGAGGCAGCTCCCCTTGATTGTCTTGGCTCTCCAAAACAGGATCGTCGTATTTCTAGTTGCTTGGTCGATGTATCATCTGTAACTAACCCAACGACTTTAAACGATTCAGAAATCAAGCAATCCCATAGCAATTATATGGGGGAAACCTTTGGTGGAGTCACTAGAGCTGAAACAGAAAACTACTCATCTTGGACCAGGAACTTAGAAGTGGGAGGGCTTATTCATAACTCTGAAGAACAGCATCCAGATGAAAACTGCTATGGCAATATACTTAGTGGATTATCTAGTGATCTGGTTTTACCTGAGGTTCTGGTGTGCGAATCTTTCGAGGGTTCAAGGGTTGTTGGAAATGAGCAGTGCAAGGTACGAAGACCAGAAGATTTGCATAAACAAGCAGCTTTAGATAATACCAGTTTGAACAGAATGCCACATAATCATTCTTTGGTTCAGAATCATATGAGAGATTCTTTATACCCAAGAGAATTTTCCCTCCTCGATGATGAGTTGCCCAATAACTCTGACCACAGGGTTGAAATGTCAGCCAATGTTGGACTTTCTGACAAGCCCCGAGAATTACAAGatgttttaatatttgataaccCCGAGCTACATCAGCAGAAGCCTTTTCCTGCTGCTCAGAACTTGGGTGTTGATTTATCACATGCTGAATTTCCCTCTCCAGACACTATTGCCTCAGAGGGATCATATGCTGTCAATATCCAATCTTCAACAGAAGCTCAGAGTCTTGTACATAATACTGTTGCAGAGGTG GATGCCAATGCTGAGTGCGACGAAGAGGAATTGTTTAGTGATGCAATGATAGCTGAAATGGAAGCTGATTTATATGGGCTGCAG ATCATAAAAAATGCCGATCTTGAGGAATTACGAGAGCTGGGATCTGGCATGTATGGAACTGTATATCATGGGAAATGGAGAGGAACAGATGTTGCCATTAAGAGAATTAAAAAGACCTGTTTTTTAGGAAAATCATCGGACCAAGAGCAGTTG ACGAAAGACTTTTGGAGGGAGGCGCAAATCTTGTCAAATCTTCACCATCCAAATGTGGTTGCCTTTTATGGGGTGGTACCTGATGGGGCTGGGGGTACTTTAGCGACCGTGACAGAATTCATGGCCAATGGATCTCTTAGGAATGCTCTAATTAAGAAAGATAA GGTACTTGATCATCGTAAAAAGCTTATGATTGCCATGGATGCTGCATTTGGTATGGAGTACTTGCACTCAAAAAATATTGTCCATTTTGATCTGAAATGTGATAATCTGTTGGTAAACCTGAGAGATCTTCAGAGACCTATATGCAAG GTTGGAGATTTTGgactgtcaagaataaaacGCAATACTCTTGTATCTGGTGGTGTACGAGGATCCCTTCCATGGATGGCACCAGAACTGTTGAATGGAAGCACCATCCGGGTATCTGAAAAG GTTGATGTGTTTTCATTTGGCATATCACTCTGGGAGATTTTGACTGCGGAAGAACCTTACTCCAATATGCACTGTGGGGCAATAATTG GTGGAATCGTCAAGGATACTTTACGTCCCCCGGTGCCGGAATGGTGTGATCCAGATTGGCGGAAACTGATGGAACAATGCTGGTCAGCTGATCCAGATTCCCGGCCTTCATTTACTGAGATCGCTAATCATTTAAGATCAATGTCTGCTGCACTTCAGGCTAAAGGGAACACCAACCCAGTTCGGCAAATGAAGCCTAATATCCCATCTCAAAAGAATACAAATGCGTAG
- the LOC140834170 gene encoding LOW QUALITY PROTEIN: putative pectate lyase 14 (The sequence of the model RefSeq protein was modified relative to this genomic sequence to represent the inferred CDS: deleted 1 base in 1 codon), whose amino-acid sequence MRRRRRLADCAIGFGRNAVGGRDGRYYVVSDPSDEDPVNPRPGTLRHAVIQDQPLWIVFKRDMVITLKQELVMNSFKTIDGRGLTVHIANGACITIQYVTNIIIHGLHIHDCKRTGNAMVRSSPSHYGWRTMADGDGISIFGGSHVWIDHNWLSSCSDGLIDAIMGSTAITISNNYFTQHNEVMLLGHNDSYTGDKVMQVTVVYNHFGEGLIQRMPRCRHGHFHVVNNDYTSWEMYAIGGSANPTINSQGNRFLASNNPFAKEITKRVVNLSNNKWRYWNWKSEGDMMLNGAYFVPSGRSASASYARASSLVAKPASMVGILTADAGVLHCRKGVRC is encoded by the exons ATGCGCCGGCGCCGGCGCCTGGCAGATTGCGCCATTGGCTTCGGCCGCAACGCTGTTGGTGGAAGAGACGGCAGATACTACGTCGTCAGCGACCCCAGCGACGAGGATCCTGTGAACCCTCGTCCAGGTACCCTCCGCCACGCCGTGATCCAGGACCAGCCGTTATGGATCGTGTTCAAACGCGATATGGTGATCACCCTAAAGCAAGAGCTGGTCATGAACAGCTTCAAGACCATTGACGGCCGTGGC CTGACTGTGCATATTGCGAATGGAGCTTGCATTACGATTCAGTACGTGACGAATATCATTATCCATGGACTGCATATTCATGACTGCAAGCGCACGGGGAACGCTATGGTTCGGAGCTCGCCTTCGCATTATGGGTGGAGAACGATGGCCGATGGCGATGGGATTTCAATATTCGGAGGAAGCCATGTTTGGATTGATCATAACTGGCTTTCAAGCTGTTCTGATGGGTTGATTGATGCTATCATGGGTTCCACCGCGATTACGATTTCGAACAATTATTTCACTCAGCATAATGAG GTAATGTTACTGGGACACAACGATTCTTACACAGGAGACAAAGTCATGCAAGTTACCGTTGTCTATAATCATTTTGGGGAGGGACTAATCCAGAGAATGCCGAG GTGCAGGCATGGACATTTCCATGTAGTAAACAATGACTACACATCTTGGGAGATGTATGCTATAGGTGGCAGTGCTAATCCCACAATCAACAGCCAAGGCAACAGATTTCTGGCCTCAAACAACCCTTTTGCTAAAGAG ATAACAAAGAGAGTGGTGAATCTAAGTAACAATAAATGGAGATACTGGAACTGGAAATCAGAGGGCGATATGATGCTAAACGGTGCCTATTTCGTGCCATCAGGGCGTAGTGCATCTGCAAGCTACGCCAGAGCCTCGAGTCTGGTGGCTAAACCGGCTTCAATGGTAGGAATCCTCACCGCTGATGCTGGTGTGCTTCATTGTCGTAAAGGCGTCCGGTGTTGA
- the LOC140834171 gene encoding LOW QUALITY PROTEIN: putative pentatricopeptide repeat-containing protein At3g11460, mitochondrial (The sequence of the model RefSeq protein was modified relative to this genomic sequence to represent the inferred CDS: inserted 1 base in 1 codon), translating into MKIGYFLPTKKIAAAAIDGKWNTQLRELSKQGLYSQALILYLHMLRSGATPNAFTFPFVLKSSAALSLKLSGTQIHCHVVKSGCHSEPFIQTALIAMYCGFSLVEHAYNVFDESPEARRLTVCYNALISGYVRKTRLSNGLVFLSEMRMKGVQLNAVTILGLVPGCTVSTHLDLGMSLHCLALKSGLGSDFSVGNCFLSMYVRCGSVQXGKKLFDEIPEKGLITWNAMISGYSQNGHGMEVLDLYQDMQTSGIFPDEVTLVGVLSSCANLGAQRIGRDLEKKIENFGYGSNTFLNNALINMYARCGNLSKARAIFDAMPEKSLVSWTAIIGSYGMHGQGKVSVELFDQMIGTGIEPDKAVFVSVLTACSHAGLTEKGLDYFFSMEKNYNLKPNTEHYSCVVDLLGRAGQLSKALDIIELMPVKPDGPVWGALLGACKIHKNVELAKLAFDKVVQLEPTNIGYYVLLSNIYSEANDMEGISRIRVMMRERGIRKDPGYSYIEREGKVHLFMAGDESHPQAKEIYNMYRKLEGLVEPSNRAISSSTSVHSERLAIAFALLNSTEEEICVIKNLRICADCHIFVKSVSKFVNFEFIVRDATRFHHFKDGSCSCNDFW; encoded by the exons ATGAAGATAGGGTACTTCCTCCCAACCAAGAAAATTGCCGCTGCCGCAATCGATGGCAAATGGAACACACAGCTGAGAGAGCTCTCAAAACAGGGTCTATACAGCCAGGCCCTGATTCTGTACCTTCACATGTTGAGATCTGGTGCCACCCCGAATGCCTTCACATTTCCCTTTGTGCTCAAGTCCTCGGCCGCCTTGTCTCTAAAACTCTCCGGCACCCAAATTCACTGCCACGTCGTCAAGTCCGGTTGTCACTCCGAACCCTTCATCCAGACAGCTTTAATTGCTATGTACTGCGGGTTTTCTTTGGTTGAGCATGCGTACAATGTGTTTGATGAAAGTCCTGAAGCGAGAAGATTAACTGTCTGCTACAATGCCTTGATATCTGGGTACGTGCGGAAGACAAGATTATCAAATGGGTTGGTTTTTCTAAGCGAAATGAGGATGAAAGGGGTGCAGCTCAATGCCGTAACAATTTTGGGATTGGTTCCAGGGTGTACGGTTTCGACGCACTTGGATTTGGGAATGTCATTGCATTGCCTGGCTTTGAAATCAGGTTTGGGCAGTGATTTTTCCGTGGGTAATTGCTTTCTGTCTATGTATGTTCGTTGTGGGTCAGTTC ATGGCAAGAAATTGTTTGATGAGATACCCGAAAAAGGTTTGATCACTTGGAATGCCATGATATCCGGGTATTCACAAAACGGGCATGGAATGGAGGTTTTGGATCTTTACCAGGATATGCAAACATCCGGAATATTCCCTGACGAGGTGACATTGGTTGGTGTCTTATCCTCGTGCGCTAACCTCGGTGCACAAAGAATTGGCCGCGATTTGGAAAAGAAGATAGAGAATTTCGGATATGGATCAAATACCTTCTTAAACAATGCCTTGATTAATATGTATGCTAGATGTGGTAATTTGTCAAAAGCTAGGGCTATATTTGATGCTATGCCGGAGAAGAGTTTAGTCTCATGGACTGCAATTATTGGCAGTTATGGCATGCATGGGCAAGGAAAAGTTTCTGTGGAGCTCTTCGATCAGATGATTGGAACCGGCATTGAACCAGATAAGGCAGTTTTTGTTAGTGTTTTGACTGCATGCAGTCATGCAGGGCTAACAGAGAAGGggttggattattttttttcCATGGAGAAGAATTACAATTTAAAGCCCAACACCGAACATTACTCTTGTGTTGTGGATCTCCTGGGGCGAGCAGGACAGTTATCGAAAGCTCTCGACATCATTGAGTTGATGCCGGTGAAACCGGATGGTCCTGTATGGGGTGCCCTTTTGGGTGCTTGCAAGATTCATAAAAATGTGGAGTTGGCAAAGTTGGCTTTTGACAAGGTTGTGCAACTTGAACCTACAAACATAGGttattatgtattattatcTAATATATACTCAGAAGCAAATGACATGGAAGGAATTTCGAGGATTCGGGTAATGATGCGCGAACGAGGGATCAGAAAGGATCCGGGCTATAGCTATATCGAACGAGAAGGAAAAGTCCACCTATTCATGGCTGGAGATGAAAGTCATCCTCAGGCAAAAGAGATATATAATATGTATAGAAAGTTGGAGGGCTTAGTCGAACCGAGCAACCGAGCAATCTCTAGTAGCACGTCTGTGCATAGTGAAAGGCTGGCGATTGCATTTGCATTATTGAATAGTACAGAGGAGGAGATTTGTGTCAtaaaaaacttgaggatttgtGCAGATTGTCATATATTTGTAAAATCAGTGAGCAAGTTCGTCAATTTTGAGTTTATAGTTAGAGATGCTACACGTTTTCACCATTTTAAGGATGGCTCATGTTCTTGTAATGACTTTTGGTGA